In Mesotoga sp. Brook.08.105.5.1, the following proteins share a genomic window:
- a CDS encoding sugar ABC transporter substrate-binding protein — protein MQKVRYLKGSLVIALILLSSLVLGATKLRVTTWAGAEEAALDEAIIAEFMRLNPEYEVVYEPVPGDYYQKILTDIGAGTPPDVILLDAEMIPAFVEGNYLTDINPFISRLSREGASGTNLDEYFPVLVDIFRSGRSLYALPKDTSPIGIFYNKKVFDELGVPYPAQDGWTMEEFAETARLLSKDTTGDGKNDVWGFAFPSWVGVVVPLLWAGGGEVFSPDFTQTSGYLNSDLNVNNYGFYIDLLSKGYAPSPQEASSLGGTSALFYTGKVGMVITGRWFNVSIRGQIAKGADLVVGAAPIPYASPESKATVTYASGWAVPVNAPDKAGATKLAAFLSSEFAQTKRCLEGGLAISAIKDIAELQAAQDELDAAFIKMLDFARVPVGSQTKYYRPQFEDTWAEAFDRMNVGGETVKQAMDWAAATMDTYIEKGEN, from the coding sequence ATGCAAAAGGTAAGATATCTGAAAGGTTCTCTTGTAATTGCTCTGATTTTGCTTTCTTCACTTGTACTGGGAGCAACCAAGCTCAGAGTCACGACCTGGGCAGGCGCTGAAGAAGCAGCTCTTGACGAGGCAATCATTGCCGAATTCATGAGGCTGAATCCGGAGTATGAGGTAGTCTACGAACCGGTTCCAGGCGACTATTACCAGAAAATCCTGACCGACATCGGAGCGGGAACTCCACCCGATGTCATTCTGCTTGATGCCGAGATGATTCCTGCATTTGTCGAAGGCAACTACTTGACAGACATCAATCCTTTCATCAGCAGGCTGAGCAGAGAAGGTGCAAGCGGCACCAACTTGGACGAGTATTTCCCAGTACTTGTCGACATCTTCAGATCAGGTAGGAGTCTGTACGCCCTTCCAAAGGACACGAGCCCAATTGGGATATTCTACAACAAGAAGGTCTTTGATGAACTTGGCGTGCCTTATCCTGCTCAAGATGGCTGGACAATGGAGGAATTTGCAGAGACCGCTCGTCTCTTGAGCAAGGACACTACTGGTGATGGAAAGAACGACGTTTGGGGCTTCGCTTTCCCGTCATGGGTCGGTGTTGTTGTACCACTCCTTTGGGCAGGCGGCGGAGAGGTCTTCAGCCCGGACTTCACTCAGACATCTGGTTATCTCAACAGCGATCTGAACGTGAATAATTACGGCTTCTACATCGACCTCCTCTCAAAGGGATATGCACCTTCTCCTCAGGAGGCTAGCTCTTTGGGCGGAACTTCTGCACTCTTCTATACAGGGAAAGTGGGGATGGTAATCACAGGTAGATGGTTCAACGTGTCAATCAGAGGTCAGATTGCCAAGGGGGCTGACCTGGTTGTTGGAGCTGCACCAATACCTTACGCAAGTCCTGAAAGCAAAGCAACCGTAACCTACGCTTCCGGTTGGGCGGTCCCTGTCAACGCTCCCGACAAAGCAGGCGCGACAAAGCTTGCTGCGTTTCTCTCAAGCGAATTTGCTCAAACCAAACGTTGTTTAGAAGGCGGACTGGCAATATCTGCAATAAAGGACATCGCAGAGCTACAGGCAGCTCAGGACGAACTCGACGCAGCTTTCATCAAAATGCTTGATTTTGCAAGAGTCCCGGTTGGTTCTCAGACGAAATACTATAGACCGCAGTTCGAAGACACATGGGCAGAGGCATTTGACAGGATGAACGTAGGTGGAGAGACCGTCAAGCAGGCAATGGATTGGGCTGCAGCAACAATGGACACGTATATCGAAAAGGGTGAAAACTAA
- a CDS encoding carbohydrate ABC transporter permease, whose protein sequence is MNNRFFPIFVKVIIMALLILLGLSTLLPYILMISFSFMAEFEMYRLPPKLIPDVLRWENYVEMWQSQPWGRYIFNTLFITIAVLIGQIILVAMGGYALSRLHFPGRDFMFKLFITFMLLPGVVTLIPGFIILHSMNWVDTYWAMIVPALGNIWGMFLMRQYMLSLPSSIEDAARIDGASSWQIFWKVIMPLCKPVIATVGTFTFLSQWRSFFWPLIVTRSKEMRVIEVGVAMFSSQYVTNYPAQMAAAALSSIPMILVYIFAQKWIVQGIRLTSGYDK, encoded by the coding sequence ATGAATAACAGATTCTTCCCGATTTTCGTCAAAGTAATAATTATGGCTTTGCTAATTCTTCTCGGACTATCCACACTACTTCCTTATATTCTCATGATCTCTTTCTCATTCATGGCAGAGTTTGAAATGTACAGACTTCCACCAAAGCTGATCCCGGATGTTCTTCGTTGGGAGAACTACGTGGAAATGTGGCAATCGCAACCATGGGGAAGATATATCTTCAACACTTTATTCATAACAATTGCAGTGCTTATTGGCCAGATAATCCTGGTAGCGATGGGCGGTTACGCTCTCTCTCGCTTACACTTCCCGGGTCGAGATTTCATGTTTAAACTATTCATTACTTTCATGCTTCTCCCTGGAGTTGTTACTCTCATTCCGGGATTCATCATCCTGCACTCGATGAACTGGGTTGATACCTATTGGGCGATGATAGTTCCAGCGCTTGGAAATATCTGGGGAATGTTCCTCATGAGACAGTATATGCTTAGCCTTCCAAGCAGCATAGAAGATGCCGCGAGAATAGATGGAGCGTCTTCCTGGCAGATATTCTGGAAAGTAATCATGCCTCTTTGCAAACCGGTGATTGCAACAGTTGGGACCTTCACTTTTCTTTCACAGTGGAGATCTTTCTTCTGGCCATTGATAGTTACGAGAAGCAAAGAGATGCGAGTTATTGAAGTCGGCGTAGCGATGTTCTCCTCTCAATACGTAACAAACTACCCTGCACAGATGGCCGCTGCAGCTCTTTCGTCTATTCCGATGATATTGGTCTATATTTTCGCCCAGAAATGGATCGTTCAGGGAATAAGACTTACATCGGGCTACGACAAGTAG
- the zwf gene encoding glucose-6-phosphate dehydrogenase, with product MAKTENSIMIVFGASGDLTQRKLIPAVHSLGCEGLLPEKFDVIGVSRSKISDKDFRDRLFSGVQDYSRSDPKICNLWKGFETKIEYLQGEYDQEETYSELKKRIDKLEKNEQARLNLLFYLSIPPEMHSIILRHLGKLGLSGSEGREIRVVIEKPFGRDLESARKLNSIVHESFREDQIFRIDHFLGKETVQNILAFRFANSIFEPVWNRQYIDHVQITVAEDIGVEHRAGYYDTAGVLRDMFQNHMLQLLTLVALEPPAVFEADALRDEKVKVLRSMNKCSDVVLGQYDGYLEEEGVAKDSKTPTYAALRMYVDNWRWKGVPFYLRSGKKMKRKVSEISVHFKSVPHMLFGQSGNGEDVSPNILSLCIQPDEGMKLYFEAKIPGGPMKTRTAKMDFSFSSGFGNDTLPDPYERLLLDVMQGDASLFARSDEIELAWGIIDPIIRRQENGEIKLCTYATGSWDPEESSFLVSREGREWFVCCCGEDGELPEEQDGGGK from the coding sequence ATGGCGAAGACTGAGAATTCAATAATGATTGTATTCGGAGCTTCCGGTGATCTTACACAACGGAAACTGATTCCGGCTGTTCACTCCCTCGGTTGTGAAGGACTGCTGCCTGAAAAATTCGACGTTATCGGCGTTTCTAGGAGCAAGATATCGGATAAAGACTTTAGAGATAGGTTATTCTCTGGGGTTCAGGATTACTCCAGATCTGATCCAAAGATCTGTAATCTCTGGAAGGGATTTGAAACTAAGATCGAGTACTTGCAGGGCGAGTATGATCAAGAAGAGACATACAGCGAACTGAAAAAAAGGATAGACAAATTGGAGAAGAACGAGCAGGCTAGATTAAATCTTCTTTTTTACCTCTCTATTCCTCCCGAAATGCATTCGATCATACTGAGACACTTGGGCAAATTGGGTCTCAGTGGATCTGAGGGAAGAGAAATCCGCGTCGTGATCGAGAAGCCTTTTGGAAGAGATCTTGAAAGCGCAAGAAAGTTGAATTCGATCGTTCACGAGTCTTTTAGGGAAGACCAGATTTTCAGGATAGACCACTTTCTCGGGAAAGAGACCGTTCAGAATATACTTGCTTTCCGTTTTGCCAATTCGATATTTGAACCAGTATGGAATCGTCAATACATTGATCATGTTCAGATAACTGTTGCTGAGGATATTGGAGTAGAACACAGGGCAGGATATTACGATACCGCTGGGGTTTTGAGAGATATGTTTCAAAATCACATGCTTCAGCTTCTGACTTTAGTGGCTTTGGAACCGCCAGCAGTTTTCGAGGCTGATGCTCTAAGGGATGAGAAGGTCAAAGTTCTGAGATCAATGAACAAGTGTTCAGACGTCGTTCTGGGTCAGTATGATGGCTATCTTGAAGAAGAAGGAGTTGCTAAGGATTCAAAAACGCCTACATATGCTGCACTTAGGATGTATGTGGATAATTGGAGATGGAAGGGAGTCCCATTCTATCTTCGATCTGGCAAGAAGATGAAGAGAAAGGTTTCGGAAATCTCCGTCCATTTCAAGAGCGTTCCTCATATGCTTTTTGGACAATCCGGAAATGGCGAAGATGTTAGTCCGAACATTCTATCTCTTTGTATTCAACCTGACGAAGGAATGAAGCTGTATTTCGAGGCAAAGATTCCTGGTGGTCCGATGAAGACCAGAACAGCCAAAATGGATTTCAGTTTTTCCAGCGGATTCGGTAATGACACCCTCCCTGATCCATACGAGAGACTCCTTTTAGATGTAATGCAGGGTGATGCATCATTGTTCGCCAGATCTGATGAAATCGAGTTAGCTTGGGGAATAATCGACCCTATAATAAGAAGACAAGAGAATGGAGAAATCAAGTTGTGCACTTATGCAACCGGTAGTTGGGATCCCGAAGAAAGCAGTTTTCTCGTTTCGAGGGAAGGCCGGGAGTGGTTTGTTTGCTGTTGTGGTGAGGATGGAGAACTACCAGAGGAGCAAGATGGCGGCGGCAAATAG
- a CDS encoding FadR/GntR family transcriptional regulator, whose amino-acid sequence MKARRRTATDVVNKLKKMIVLEDLERLPGELELTERLGVSRTVVREALRVLEYEGITRTVHGSGTFVLKRTKLRIQFNVNFEIETDSARDIFDLIEVRSTLEKSAIALAISNSSQSDIEEFSRCMEKLLEAIRDKHDLANTDAAFHKKIFEISHNRFLKEVFDVVFDGLEILWKSPLGLDTFGDAGLPLHEDLYEAIASRDVKGALRVYDQIIEIDKKDIVDLTGYGRELLHNCQEVDRSDSYED is encoded by the coding sequence ATGAAAGCAAGAAGACGAACCGCGACAGATGTAGTAAACAAGCTCAAGAAAATGATAGTCCTCGAGGATCTAGAGAGACTTCCGGGGGAACTCGAACTTACTGAACGATTGGGCGTAAGTCGAACCGTTGTGCGTGAAGCGCTCAGGGTTCTCGAATATGAAGGCATAACCAGAACCGTTCACGGAAGCGGAACTTTTGTTCTAAAGAGAACGAAGTTAAGAATTCAGTTCAATGTCAATTTTGAGATTGAGACAGACAGCGCAAGAGATATATTTGACTTGATAGAAGTCAGAAGCACTTTAGAGAAATCTGCGATAGCTCTCGCAATATCCAATTCAAGTCAGAGTGATATTGAAGAGTTTTCTCGCTGTATGGAAAAACTTCTAGAGGCTATAAGAGACAAGCATGACCTCGCAAATACAGACGCTGCCTTCCACAAGAAGATATTTGAGATCTCTCACAATCGATTCCTCAAGGAGGTTTTCGACGTGGTCTTTGATGGACTTGAGATCTTGTGGAAGTCGCCACTCGGATTGGATACTTTCGGAGATGCCGGACTGCCTCTTCATGAGGACCTCTATGAGGCAATAGCATCCAGAGATGTTAAGGGCGCACTGAGAGTCTACGATCAGATCATCGAGATTGACAAGAAGGACATAGTTGACCTAACTGGTTATGGTCGGGAACTGCTTCATAACTGCCAGGAAGTTGATAGGAGTGACTCATATGAAGATTGA
- a CDS encoding sugar ABC transporter permease, producing MRHYKIIVGLLVFVGLLMISAFAILGFYARNALNDFLVESEASLLRSFKLNYQNLTAYIDLEMNPLIERPELVTAVLESFSDDVVFAGLFDYSGNLIDDFGYFAPDSLSSSLFFENLTFSIGYPKTELVVYGDETYIQTGIRLLDDNILLVVLDRFDDLLDKASETYERDFVVYFGDENDFAVSRDSPRIEDDLIRSLFRKTINSQRPESAEISFEGSKASINAIAVYDSDNWDVIGFFSTLTTDADWEDKYTSLSLFLWISALASFAFAVFVLLSFYRKAASHAALNKRTRMIFGLTAYLPAIVLIASFAFFVFGEALGEISEGVGLKRSKAWFNDVEHLVLKGDEGFFVDFVDTSRRSTGANFIVQHEGEVVASNLTARRISNLEIDTSSQVNGIETGSAKVNDVIHTYASRNIGGYDFTVLFEETHRENSILSIQFFSIGAILVLLVMVIVSVFIVTNIESHKLIRRTFIGYGFLLPALVHLIWWAVGPMGFALFLAFRRWSIVDAAKPFVGLENFIELFGDLKFWNAMKNTAVYSIYVPIGMFISLLLAIAVNKLGKLSIVLRVLYYLPVVTAGVATTIVWRWIFNRDFGVLNFILGLVGIKPIAWLESPQFALISMMIIGIWSAIGSQLLIFLAGLQGIPKDFYDAAAVDGASKPRIFWKITLPLLKPTSLFVLVTSVIGSFQVFTPIYVLTQGGPLRSTDVVFYHIWQSAWVDMRMGYAAAQSWILFLLLAALTLVEFKLFGKESWQAYF from the coding sequence TTGAGGCACTACAAGATCATTGTCGGGTTACTGGTGTTTGTTGGCCTTCTGATGATATCGGCATTTGCCATTTTGGGTTTCTATGCCAGAAATGCCCTCAATGACTTCTTGGTCGAGAGTGAGGCTTCTTTGCTAAGAAGCTTCAAACTCAACTACCAAAACCTGACGGCATACATCGACCTGGAGATGAATCCTTTGATTGAGAGGCCAGAATTAGTCACTGCCGTACTCGAGAGTTTTTCAGATGACGTTGTCTTTGCTGGCTTGTTCGATTACTCAGGCAACCTGATTGATGACTTTGGTTATTTTGCGCCGGATAGTCTATCTTCCTCTCTGTTTTTCGAAAATCTTACCTTTTCGATTGGATATCCGAAGACTGAGCTCGTCGTTTATGGTGATGAAACATACATTCAGACTGGGATACGCCTACTTGACGACAATATCCTTCTGGTTGTTCTCGACAGATTTGACGATCTTCTCGACAAAGCAAGTGAAACGTATGAAAGAGATTTCGTCGTTTACTTCGGTGACGAAAATGATTTCGCTGTTTCCAGAGATTCGCCCAGAATAGAAGACGACTTGATTCGTAGTCTCTTCAGAAAAACGATAAATAGCCAAAGACCAGAATCTGCGGAGATCTCATTTGAAGGAAGCAAAGCGTCGATAAACGCAATTGCGGTCTATGATTCCGACAACTGGGATGTAATTGGATTCTTCTCAACTCTCACAACCGATGCGGATTGGGAAGACAAATACACCTCTTTGTCGCTTTTTCTGTGGATCTCTGCTCTTGCTTCATTCGCTTTTGCCGTTTTCGTCTTGCTCTCATTCTACAGGAAGGCAGCATCCCACGCCGCTCTGAATAAGCGTACTCGTATGATATTTGGGCTGACAGCATATCTGCCTGCGATCGTACTGATCGCTTCATTCGCCTTCTTTGTCTTTGGTGAAGCTCTTGGAGAGATTAGCGAAGGCGTTGGGTTGAAGAGATCAAAGGCCTGGTTCAATGATGTTGAACATTTAGTATTGAAGGGGGACGAAGGATTCTTCGTTGATTTCGTTGACACATCGAGACGAAGTACGGGAGCAAACTTCATTGTCCAGCACGAAGGCGAAGTGGTCGCCTCTAATCTGACTGCCAGAAGAATCTCGAATCTCGAGATAGACACATCTTCTCAAGTAAATGGAATAGAAACCGGTTCTGCGAAAGTCAATGATGTGATTCACACATATGCAAGCCGGAATATTGGCGGATACGATTTCACTGTGTTGTTCGAGGAGACTCATAGAGAAAACTCTATCTTGTCTATTCAGTTTTTCTCCATAGGGGCAATTCTAGTACTTCTGGTAATGGTAATAGTAAGCGTCTTTATAGTGACAAACATTGAGTCTCACAAACTGATAAGACGAACTTTCATTGGTTATGGTTTTCTACTGCCGGCTCTTGTCCACCTTATCTGGTGGGCGGTCGGTCCTATGGGTTTTGCGCTGTTCCTCGCGTTCAGAAGATGGAGTATCGTTGATGCAGCTAAGCCGTTTGTTGGACTCGAGAACTTCATTGAGCTCTTCGGAGATCTGAAGTTCTGGAATGCAATGAAGAATACGGCAGTTTATTCGATTTACGTTCCAATAGGGATGTTCATTTCTCTCCTCCTGGCAATTGCCGTAAACAAGCTGGGAAAGCTATCTATTGTCTTGAGAGTTCTCTACTATCTTCCCGTTGTAACTGCAGGGGTCGCAACTACAATCGTGTGGCGCTGGATTTTCAATCGAGACTTCGGGGTCCTGAATTTCATTCTTGGCCTTGTCGGAATAAAGCCAATAGCCTGGCTTGAATCACCTCAGTTCGCACTGATATCAATGATGATAATCGGTATTTGGTCTGCTATTGGCAGTCAACTACTCATATTCCTGGCTGGGCTCCAGGGCATTCCAAAGGACTTCTATGACGCGGCTGCAGTTGATGGAGCGAGCAAACCAAGAATTTTTTGGAAGATAACGCTCCCACTGCTCAAACCGACGAGTCTCTTCGTTCTTGTGACCAGCGTCATTGGGTCATTCCAGGTCTTCACTCCAATTTATGTCTTGACCCAGGGAGGACCTCTTAGGTCAACAGATGTCGTCTTCTATCATATCTGGCAGTCTGCCTGGGTGGATATGAGAATGGGGTACGCCGCAGCACAATCGTGGATCTTGTTCCTGTTGCTGGCCGCGCTGACTCTGGTGGAGTTCAAGCTCTTTGGCAAAGAGAGCTGGCAGGCTTACTTCTAG
- a CDS encoding glycoside hydrolase family 172 protein has product MINLSFFGDICEIKNECSRSISAENPDGSVSGGALERPEGKGPARKLGQGWKVRPCIELPATGRVELARIEGPGTIRHIWITVDSNAYRSCLIRFYWDGEQSPSVEAPLGDFFGCTHGLRYNINSLPVAVNPSGGFNCYWPMPFENCARIEVENLSPKPFQNFFYQIDYSLGSIPESAAYFHAEWRRSMTTRECPEHVILDCVSGIGHYVGTVASWTQFSNGWWGEGEVKFFIDGEEDPSICTTGTEDYFGGAWCFGESFSAPFCGYPLWKRDEGQVPRHGLYRWHIPDPIRFNNSIRVTVQALGWYPDGAFQPLTDDIATVAYWYQREPHLDFSKRYSQDELWSR; this is encoded by the coding sequence GTGATCAACTTGTCATTCTTTGGTGACATATGTGAGATCAAAAACGAATGCTCACGATCGATTTCTGCGGAGAATCCCGACGGAAGTGTTTCCGGAGGAGCTCTTGAACGTCCTGAAGGGAAGGGGCCTGCAAGAAAGCTGGGACAGGGGTGGAAAGTCAGACCTTGTATCGAGCTTCCAGCAACGGGAAGAGTCGAACTGGCAAGAATTGAGGGACCCGGTACTATAAGGCACATCTGGATAACCGTTGACAGTAACGCATACAGAAGCTGCCTGATAAGGTTCTACTGGGATGGGGAACAATCTCCTTCAGTTGAAGCTCCGCTAGGAGACTTCTTTGGTTGCACTCACGGATTGAGATACAATATTAACTCGCTTCCTGTGGCGGTAAATCCATCAGGCGGATTCAACTGCTACTGGCCGATGCCTTTCGAAAACTGCGCGAGAATTGAAGTCGAGAACCTCTCTCCAAAGCCTTTTCAAAACTTTTTCTATCAGATTGACTACTCACTGGGGAGTATACCTGAATCAGCCGCATACTTCCATGCAGAATGGAGAAGATCGATGACCACTCGAGAGTGTCCGGAACACGTAATCCTGGACTGTGTTAGCGGCATAGGTCATTATGTGGGCACGGTTGCCTCCTGGACTCAGTTCTCAAATGGCTGGTGGGGAGAGGGAGAAGTCAAGTTCTTCATTGACGGTGAAGAAGACCCAAGTATCTGTACAACGGGAACCGAAGATTACTTTGGAGGTGCATGGTGTTTTGGTGAGTCCTTCTCCGCTCCTTTCTGCGGTTACCCCCTATGGAAAAGAGATGAGGGACAGGTTCCCAGGCACGGCCTCTATCGCTGGCATATTCCTGATCCCATACGGTTCAACAACTCAATCAGAGTAACAGTGCAAGCGCTTGGCTGGTATCCCGACGGGGCATTCCAGCCCTTGACGGACGATATTGCCACAGTAGCTTACTGGTATCAAAGGGAGCCTCACTTGGACTTTTCAAAGAGATATTCTCAGGATGAACTGTGGTCGAGGTAA
- the gnd gene encoding phosphogluconate dehydrogenase (NAD(+)-dependent, decarboxylating) yields the protein MEIGIVGLGKMGGNIARKLVAGGHTVIGYNLNSEITKALAEEIGLYPAFSLEELVGKLTPVRILWLMIPAGVPTETTVNALKDLLDSGDIVIDGGNSNYKDSVRRSERLSERGIKFVDVGTSGGIWGLTEGYSMMIGGEREIIENLTPLFTTLSPEQDKGWGRVGQAGAGHFAKMIHNGIEYGLMQAYAEGFEILRAKKEFDFDLKEVTDIWLHGSVIRSWLLELISDILAGDQDLRNIEPWVADSGEGRWAVVEAMDLDVPAPVITLSLQKRIESRVEEDYSAKLLAAIRNRFGGHEIKQTRLESRDGED from the coding sequence ATGGAGATAGGGATAGTAGGACTTGGCAAAATGGGAGGCAATATCGCCAGAAAACTCGTCGCCGGCGGACATACTGTCATCGGCTATAATCTGAACTCGGAGATCACAAAGGCTCTGGCTGAAGAGATAGGACTTTACCCGGCCTTTTCTCTGGAAGAGCTTGTGGGAAAGTTGACGCCGGTTCGGATTCTTTGGTTGATGATTCCAGCAGGCGTTCCAACTGAAACGACCGTAAATGCTCTTAAAGACTTGCTAGATTCTGGAGATATCGTCATTGACGGAGGCAACAGTAATTATAAAGACTCAGTTAGGCGATCGGAGAGACTTTCAGAAAGAGGAATCAAGTTCGTAGATGTAGGCACTAGCGGAGGAATTTGGGGATTGACAGAAGGTTACAGCATGATGATTGGAGGGGAAAGAGAGATCATAGAGAACCTCACGCCATTATTCACAACGCTTTCGCCTGAGCAAGACAAAGGGTGGGGAAGAGTCGGACAAGCGGGAGCCGGCCATTTCGCAAAGATGATCCACAACGGAATAGAGTATGGGTTGATGCAGGCCTATGCGGAAGGATTCGAGATTCTTAGAGCGAAGAAGGAGTTTGATTTCGATTTGAAGGAAGTGACCGATATATGGCTTCACGGAAGCGTGATCAGGTCATGGCTTCTTGAGTTGATTAGCGATATACTAGCCGGTGATCAGGATCTCCGCAACATAGAGCCATGGGTTGCAGATTCTGGAGAAGGACGATGGGCAGTTGTTGAGGCAATGGATCTCGACGTCCCCGCCCCGGTAATTACATTGTCTCTACAGAAGCGAATTGAGAGCCGCGTTGAAGAGGATTATTCGGCAAAACTCCTTGCAGCCATCAGAAACAGGTTTGGCGGCCACGAAATAAAACAAACGAGACTGGAGAGTAGAGATGGCGAAGACTGA